GTGTCCACCAAAAAACTCTGCCGGCTGCATCCCTTATGGATGAAAGTCGTAGCCGAGCACTACGGCGCGCCCTACTTTTCACTGGATTCGCCCATTATGCCGCCCCGCTACGACGCGAACGAACGTGCGTTCGAGCGACTGTGGGGCATTCACTATCTGCACGGAGTCGGCCGGGAAGCACTCGACTTCTGCGTGGCCCAGCTCGAGGAGTATATCATCTTCCTGGAGGAGCACACCGGGAGCAAACTGGACTGGGATCGATTGAGAGAATCGGTGGCCCTTGCCGGCGAACTGGGCCTCCTTTTCCATCGCATCCTTGAACTGAGACGAAAGGTTCCGTGCCCTGTGGGAGGAGAAGACATAAACTCGCTGGTGTTTTTCCCGGCATGCCTGTCGGGGACCCGGGAGGCGGTGGATGCTTTCAAACAGGCCGTTGACGAAGTGGAGGACAGGGCGGCCGCGGGCAAGGGTGTGGTTCCCAAAGAGCGGTTTCGACTCCTGTTCGAAGGCATCCCCCCTTGGTTCAATATGGGTCTTTTCAACTACTTTCACAAGTTTGGAGCCGTCTCCGTGGACGAGTTCTATCCAAGGACGTGGTGCGCGCTCATGGATCCCGACAAGCCCTTGGAGTCCCTGGCAATGAAATATATGCTGGCGGCCAACGCCACGGCGACATACACCGCCACCAGGGAAACAGCCATGGAAAGGGCCGATCTCTATAGCGCGGACGGCGCCATTCTGTGGAACTTGCCGACGTGCAGGACTATGGCGTCCACCATGCTTCCCAGACTGCAAACCAGCTACGAAAACGACGTGGGGATTCCCACGCTGATGCTCGACGCGGATCAAGTGGATTCCCGTCGATATAATGAAGCACTGGTGATCGGCAGAATCGACGCATTCATGGAGGTGATTGAACAACGGAAGTACGGGGGTCTCGATTAGCGGTTGGCGGATATCCGGATATTAAGAAGGATGTCCGGTTCAATACACGAATCCTAACGTCAAAGGGAGGTTCCACATGTCGGGTGAGCAGAATCGGGAAATCGCTTTGGGGATGCGAGAAATGCAACCCAACCCCTCCAAATTTACCGCCCAAACACTCAAGGATTTGGGGGTGGAGGTTGCCTTCGGTGTGCATGGAGGACACATCTGGCAGATGTGCGACGAGATGAGCAATCTCGGTATCCGGATGGTCACCGTAAGGCATGAGCAGGCAGGCGTTTATGCAGCGGAGGCCTATTCAAAGGTTACCGGAAAAATCGGCGTGTGCTACGCAACGGCGGGACCCGGAGTCGCCAATTGCACCAGCGCCCTGCAGCAATGCTGGCTGAGTCGGTCACCGGTCCTTCTGTTGACCGGCGGGAATGAATTCGAGCACGACGATACGTTCACCTTACAGCCCGCCGATTCGGTGAACCTGTTCACGCACATCACCAAGTGGACGAAAAGGATCACCCACCCCTGCCAGCTCAAACAATTCATAACTAGAGGATACAAGACGGCCATGACGTATCCTCAGGGACCGGTATGTCTGGAAATCAGCCATTCCGTGTTATACACCCCTATCCCGCCGATGGGACCGGCCAGTATCTTCGGTGAACATCCTCTCTTCGTGGACAAATGGCTCGAGGATCGGAACGGGAAGGTAGTACCGGCCTATGGCGCGGATCCCAAGTTGATTGGAGACCTGGTCGACCGGATTTACAAGGCGGAAAGACCGGTCATGCTTGCCGGCGACGGCATTCACTGGGCGAACGCCCAGGACGAGCTGCGGGAATTCGTCGAATTGACTCAAGTGCCCACCAGTGTCCGGCGAATATCTCGAGGGGCCTTGGATGAAACCAATCCCTTGTACTGGAGTTCCCGTATCGGGAGCAAAGTGCTCCAGAAGAACGACCTGACTCTGGTGATGGGAATGAAAGTCGGCTTCTTCGACGGATATGGGCGGCCCTGGCGCAACGCCATCCAGATCAACGAATCCCCTGACCAGATTGTTCCGTTCTTCAAGACGGACATGGCCGTAGTGGGCAGCCCCAAAGTGGTCATGCGGCAGATGATCGATTACATCAAAGCGAAGGGACTTAAACCGCCGGCCGTCCGGTCGCAGTGGTCCCGGGAAGTGGTTTCGATGCAGAAGTCCACCCTGACCAAAATCAAGGACAGGGCTGAAACGTACAGTAAGCACAAACCGATCCATTTCGGTTACCTGTCCAAGGTCGTCTGGGATGTTTGCGAAGATCTGTATGGCGGC
The genomic region above belongs to Deltaproteobacteria bacterium and contains:
- a CDS encoding 2-hydroxyacyl-CoA dehydratase; translation: MGEKASSKTSKSLKTLNTTKMVFPRVMDYYKRAYEAKSSGSAKIVYHTGVDPTEIDYAMGLIPMFPENFSAACGSTQLAPVLIEVSESLGAPQDLCSYFKTHYGFMKGHFPEAVENALSRIRLPDPDLVVSTKKLCRLHPLWMKVVAEHYGAPYFSLDSPIMPPRYDANERAFERLWGIHYLHGVGREALDFCVAQLEEYIIFLEEHTGSKLDWDRLRESVALAGELGLLFHRILELRRKVPCPVGGEDINSLVFFPACLSGTREAVDAFKQAVDEVEDRAAAGKGVVPKERFRLLFEGIPPWFNMGLFNYFHKFGAVSVDEFYPRTWCALMDPDKPLESLAMKYMLAANATATYTATRETAMERADLYSADGAILWNLPTCRTMASTMLPRLQTSYENDVGIPTLMLDADQVDSRRYNEALVIGRIDAFMEVIEQRKYGGLD
- a CDS encoding thiamine pyrophosphate-binding protein codes for the protein MSGEQNREIALGMREMQPNPSKFTAQTLKDLGVEVAFGVHGGHIWQMCDEMSNLGIRMVTVRHEQAGVYAAEAYSKVTGKIGVCYATAGPGVANCTSALQQCWLSRSPVLLLTGGNEFEHDDTFTLQPADSVNLFTHITKWTKRITHPCQLKQFITRGYKTAMTYPQGPVCLEISHSVLYTPIPPMGPASIFGEHPLFVDKWLEDRNGKVVPAYGADPKLIGDLVDRIYKAERPVMLAGDGIHWANAQDELREFVELTQVPTSVRRISRGALDETNPLYWSSRIGSKVLQKNDLTLVMGMKVGFFDGYGRPWRNAIQINESPDQIVPFFKTDMAVVGSPKVVMRQMIDYIKAKGLKPPAVRSQWSREVVSMQKSTLTKIKDRAETYSKHKPIHFGYLSKVVWDVCEDLYGGMNRVIMDGYTFSGWFPPYMTARYSGQYQDSSEQAGVGHGVGMAIGTAFADPETRKRPVIVLMGDSGMGLGGMDIEVAIRYRLPIVFIVGNNNGWLTGMKAITYGKDWGALGPQDREHGSENISNIAYDKMFEVIGCHAEGVTDPAGIRPALERACRAAEKGQTAVVNVYVDPTVTNREVYSGMYAAAWLHIPWDKLPKRGKAIRRNTMPMFPWDQVGVPPMPMPDYWEPIPEDEQIP